A region from the Rhodamnia argentea isolate NSW1041297 chromosome 7, ASM2092103v1, whole genome shotgun sequence genome encodes:
- the LOC115742391 gene encoding stress-related protein has protein sequence MADSEPKPQTENVEYDERRLKYLDFVQMAAIYMVICFSTLYEFAKENSGPLRPGVQTVEATVRTVVGPLYDRFQHVPFEALRFIDSKVDEYVHELDSLVPSLVKQASTQARAMASEVQRAGFADAARSGYKRLEPAAREMYGKCEPVAEEYAVAIWRRLNGMPLFPQVAEIAVPTVAYWAEKYNRAVCYAAERDYPVSGYLPLVPLDRIAKAFDEAERGPAAANGEVATAQ, from the exons ATGGCGGATTCCGAGCCCAAACCGCAAACGGAGAAC GTTGAGTACGATGAGAGGAGGCTCAAGTACCTGGATTTCGTCCAGATGGCCGCGATTTACATGGTGATCTGCTTCTCCACCCTCTACGAATTCGCCAAGGAGAACTCCGGCCCGCTCAGGCCGGGCGTCCAGACCGTCGAGGCCACCGTCAGGACCGTCGTCGGGCCGCTGTACGACAGGTTCCAACACGTGCCCTTCGAGGCCCTCCGCTTCATCGACTCCAAG GTTGACGAGTACGTGCACGAGCTGGACAGCCTCGTGCCGTCGCTGGTGAAGCAAGCGTCGACCCAAGCCCGAGCCATGGCGTCGGAGGTGCAGCGCGCCGGCTTTGCGGACGCCGCGAGGAGCGGGTACAAGAGGTTGGAGCCCGCGGCCAGGGAGATGTACGGGAAGTGCGAGCCTGTGGCGGAGGAGTACGCGGTGGCCATTTGGCGCCGCCTGAATGGGATGCCGCTCTTCCCCCAGGTGGCGGAGATCGCCGTGCCCACGGTGGCCTATTGGGCGGAGAAGTACAACAGGGCGGTGTGCTACGCGGCGGAGAGGGACTACCCGGTGTCGGGCTACCTGCCGCTGGTCCCGCTGGATCGGATCGCGAAGGCGTTCGACGAGGCGGAGCGTGGGCCCGCCGCCGCGAATGGGGAGGTTGCGACGGCCCAATAG